GCGACCATGAAGTATCCGACCAGGGCGGCGTTCACCGCGGGGATGAAGAACACCGTCACGCCCAGCACGATCGCGAGCGGCAGCGGATCGTGCACGGGGATCATGCCCGTCACCCCCGCCGTCGACACCGCCAGCCCGGCGATGATCACGACACCGGCACGCACCCTCGCCACCAGCATCGGGGCGATCAGCGCACCGACGAGCATCGCGATGCCGGCGCCGGTCGAGAGCAGGCCTATCGTGATGGTCGACTGACCCGCCTGCTGCAGGGCGTAGATCACGCAGGTCAGCGCAGTGCTGAAGCCGAGGTTGATGATCGTCGCGACGAACAGCGCGCCGCGCAGGTCGGGACGTGAGAACAGCCACACGAAGCCCTCGCGCACCTCACGCAGGGCATTCGGTTTTCCGACGGCGACGGCAGCCGCGACGATGCCGACATCGGATGCCGCGGCATCCGCTGATCCGTCCGGGGCGTCGCTGTCGACCGGTGCCGCGCCTGTGCCTGCCGGCGCCGCGTCTTCACCGGACGGCGCGGAGCGCTGCAGCATCCATGCCGCGACGGCCGCGATCGTGTGGCACACGGCCATCGCGATGCCGATCATCCAGGCTCCGGCTGCGAGCAGGACGCCGCCGAGCGGACCGCCGGCGAGCTGCAGCACGGCGTCCCGACCCTGGTTGGCGGCTTGCGCGCGACCCATCGCCTCGTCAGGCACGATCTCCTTCAGCGCGCTCTCTCCGGCGATGTCGAAGAGGCCGGTGCGGGCCGCGAGCAGTGCGTCGACGACGAGCAGGGTCACGAAGGTGAGCGCGTCGCCGAGGGCGAGCATCGTGAAGGCGGCGGCGAGAGCGATGCCGATCGCCGAGCCCAGCACCATCATCGCGATGCGGCGGTGCCGGTCGGCGAGCACGCCGCCGTAGATGGTCGTGAACAGACGCGTCGTCATGCCGACGGCGCTGATGATGCCCGCCTGCGCCGGGTCGTTCGTGACGAACAGGGCGACGAGCGGGATCGCGAAGCCGAACAGTGCACTCGCGAGTCCTTTGGCAGTGTCGCTGATCAGCCAGCCGATGTAGCGGCCGTTGCGAGCGAGGCTGTGCGCCGGGGCGATCGTGGCCATGACGTCGATGCTAGATGCGCACGATCAGTTGCGCAAGTAACCGTGCGCAATCAATGGTGCGCGATTTCCAGCGCGGATATGATCGGGGCATGGCCGACGAAGAGACCGCGAAGCGTGGGCGCCACGACGAGAAGCACGCGACGACCGCGATGCTCAGGGCCTACTCCCACCCGCTGCGTCGCCGGCTGACGCGCGCCGTCGCGGCACGCGGCCACGCACGCGCCGCCGACCTGGCCGCCGACCTCGGCGTTCCCGCTAACAGCGTGAGCTTCCACCTGCGCGTGCTGGC
This is a stretch of genomic DNA from Microbacterium sp. YJN-G. It encodes these proteins:
- a CDS encoding MFS transporter; the protein is MATIAPAHSLARNGRYIGWLISDTAKGLASALFGFAIPLVALFVTNDPAQAGIISAVGMTTRLFTTIYGGVLADRHRRIAMMVLGSAIGIALAAAFTMLALGDALTFVTLLVVDALLAARTGLFDIAGESALKEIVPDEAMGRAQAANQGRDAVLQLAGGPLGGVLLAAGAWMIGIAMAVCHTIAAVAAWMLQRSAPSGEDAAPAGTGAAPVDSDAPDGSADAAASDVGIVAAAVAVGKPNALREVREGFVWLFSRPDLRGALFVATIINLGFSTALTCVIYALQQAGQSTITIGLLSTGAGIAMLVGALIAPMLVARVRAGVVIIAGLAVSTAGVTGMIPVHDPLPLAIVLGVTVFFIPAVNAALVGYFMVATPTELLGRANSASAVLGMGALPVAPLIAGFGLAWAGRDGTLITASALCLVSVLLAGATAGLRALPAEAGWSAHARRFA